One Aegilops tauschii subsp. strangulata cultivar AL8/78 chromosome 7, Aet v6.0, whole genome shotgun sequence genomic window carries:
- the LOC109740156 gene encoding probable polygalacturonase isoform X2, translating into MASPQVLPFLCAVLLLAGTAAARRHAPPQAGAAGQSTYTAPSCREHTASLLDFGGVGDGNTSNTAAFRKAVEHLSQYSGEGGGGGMLYVPAGRWLTAPFNLTSHFTLFLHADAVILGTQDVTQWPVIDPLPSYGRGRDHAGGRYASLVSGSNLTDVVITGNNGTIDGQGATWWSKYKSGKLKYTRGYLIELMHTDGVFISNVTLVNSPAWNIHPVYSRNIVVSGVTILAPTKSPNTDGINPDSCSQVRIEDCYVVSGDDCVAIKSGWDEYGIAVGMPSEHIVVRRLTCVSPTSAVIALGSEMSGGIRDVRAEDITAIGTESAVRIKTAVGRGAYVRDVYARRMRLDGMKRVFWMTGDYKSHPDDGYDKTAVPVVENISYQDVVATGVWKEAARMQGIQGAPFKGICMANVTAEMTKERKVSWNCADVEGVSAGVTPAPCAPLQGTHAGSCPFPTDTLAVDQIAVQQCSYSITIPATTSVAGTE; encoded by the exons ATGGCGTCGCCGCAG GTCCTCCCCTTCCTCTgcgccgtcctcctcctcgcgGGGACCGCAGCCGCGCGCCGGCACGCGCCGCCGCAGGCGGGCGCGGCGGGGCAGAGCACGTACACGGCGCCCAGCTGCCGGGAGCACACGGCGTCGCTGCTGGACTTCGGGGGCGTGGGCGACGGCAACACCTCCAACACGGCGGCGTTCCGCAAGGCGGTGGAGCACCTGTCGCAGTACtctggcgagggcggcggcggcggcatgctCTACGTGCCCGCCGGCCGGTGGCTCACCGCGCCATTCAACCTCACCAGCCACTTCACGCTCTTCCTCCACGCCGACGCCGTCATCCTCGGCACGCAGGACGTGACCCAGTGGCCGGTCATCGACCCGCTGCCCTCCTACGGCCGCGGCCGGGACCACGCCGGCGGCCGGTACGCGAGCCTCGTGTCCGGGAGCAACCTCACCGACGTGGTGATCACCGGCAACAACGGCACCATCGACGGCCAGGGCGCCACGTGGTGGTCCAAGTACAAGTCCggcaagctcaagtacacgcgcGGCTACCTCATCGAGCTGATGCACACCGACGGCGTCTTCATCTCCAACGTGACCCTTGTGAACTCGCCGGCGTGGAACATCCATCCGGTCTACAGCCGCAACATCGTCGTGTCCGGCGTCACCATCCTCGCGCCCACCAAGTCGCCCAACACGGACGGCATCAACCCGGACTCGTGCTCCCAGGTGCGCATCGAGGACTGCTACGTCGTCTCCGGCGACGACTGCGTGGCCATCAAGAGCGGGTGGGACGAGTACGGCATCGCCGTCGGCATGCCCAGCGAGCACATCGTGGTGCGCCGCCTCACCTGCGTGTCGCCGACGAGCGCGGTGATCGCGCTCGGCAGCGAGATGTCGGGCGGCATCCGGGACGTGCGCGCCGAGGACATCACGGCGATCGGGACCGAGTCGGCGGTGCGGATCAAGACGGCCGTGGGCCGCGGCGCCTACGTGCGCGACGTGTACGCGCGCCGGATGCGGCTCGACGGCATGAAGCGCGTCTTCTGGATGACCGGCGACTACAAGTCTCACCCCGACGACGGCTACGACAAGACCGCCGTGCCCGTCGTGGAGAACATCAGTTACCAGGACGTGGTGGCCACCGGCGTGTGGAAGGAGGCGGCGAGGATGCAAGGCATCCAGGGCGCGCCCTTCAAGGGCATCTGCATGGCCAACGTCACCGCCGAGATGACCAAGGAGAGGAAGGTGTCGTGGAACTGTGCCGACGTCGAGGGCGTCTCGGCCGGCGTCACCCCGGCGCCATGCGCGCCGCTGCAGGGCACCCACGCCGGCTCCTGCCCGTTCCCCACCGACACGCTCGCCGTCGACCAGATCGCCGTGCAGCAGTGCTCATACTCCATCACTATCCCTGCTACTACTTCAGTGGCCGGGACAGAGTAG
- the LOC109740156 gene encoding probable polygalacturonase isoform X1: MASPQVPPLLLHVLPFLCAVLLLAGTAAARRHAPPQAGAAGQSTYTAPSCREHTASLLDFGGVGDGNTSNTAAFRKAVEHLSQYSGEGGGGGMLYVPAGRWLTAPFNLTSHFTLFLHADAVILGTQDVTQWPVIDPLPSYGRGRDHAGGRYASLVSGSNLTDVVITGNNGTIDGQGATWWSKYKSGKLKYTRGYLIELMHTDGVFISNVTLVNSPAWNIHPVYSRNIVVSGVTILAPTKSPNTDGINPDSCSQVRIEDCYVVSGDDCVAIKSGWDEYGIAVGMPSEHIVVRRLTCVSPTSAVIALGSEMSGGIRDVRAEDITAIGTESAVRIKTAVGRGAYVRDVYARRMRLDGMKRVFWMTGDYKSHPDDGYDKTAVPVVENISYQDVVATGVWKEAARMQGIQGAPFKGICMANVTAEMTKERKVSWNCADVEGVSAGVTPAPCAPLQGTHAGSCPFPTDTLAVDQIAVQQCSYSITIPATTSVAGTE, encoded by the exons ATGGCGTCGCCGCAGGTACCACCCCTCCTCCTCCAT GTCCTCCCCTTCCTCTgcgccgtcctcctcctcgcgGGGACCGCAGCCGCGCGCCGGCACGCGCCGCCGCAGGCGGGCGCGGCGGGGCAGAGCACGTACACGGCGCCCAGCTGCCGGGAGCACACGGCGTCGCTGCTGGACTTCGGGGGCGTGGGCGACGGCAACACCTCCAACACGGCGGCGTTCCGCAAGGCGGTGGAGCACCTGTCGCAGTACtctggcgagggcggcggcggcggcatgctCTACGTGCCCGCCGGCCGGTGGCTCACCGCGCCATTCAACCTCACCAGCCACTTCACGCTCTTCCTCCACGCCGACGCCGTCATCCTCGGCACGCAGGACGTGACCCAGTGGCCGGTCATCGACCCGCTGCCCTCCTACGGCCGCGGCCGGGACCACGCCGGCGGCCGGTACGCGAGCCTCGTGTCCGGGAGCAACCTCACCGACGTGGTGATCACCGGCAACAACGGCACCATCGACGGCCAGGGCGCCACGTGGTGGTCCAAGTACAAGTCCggcaagctcaagtacacgcgcGGCTACCTCATCGAGCTGATGCACACCGACGGCGTCTTCATCTCCAACGTGACCCTTGTGAACTCGCCGGCGTGGAACATCCATCCGGTCTACAGCCGCAACATCGTCGTGTCCGGCGTCACCATCCTCGCGCCCACCAAGTCGCCCAACACGGACGGCATCAACCCGGACTCGTGCTCCCAGGTGCGCATCGAGGACTGCTACGTCGTCTCCGGCGACGACTGCGTGGCCATCAAGAGCGGGTGGGACGAGTACGGCATCGCCGTCGGCATGCCCAGCGAGCACATCGTGGTGCGCCGCCTCACCTGCGTGTCGCCGACGAGCGCGGTGATCGCGCTCGGCAGCGAGATGTCGGGCGGCATCCGGGACGTGCGCGCCGAGGACATCACGGCGATCGGGACCGAGTCGGCGGTGCGGATCAAGACGGCCGTGGGCCGCGGCGCCTACGTGCGCGACGTGTACGCGCGCCGGATGCGGCTCGACGGCATGAAGCGCGTCTTCTGGATGACCGGCGACTACAAGTCTCACCCCGACGACGGCTACGACAAGACCGCCGTGCCCGTCGTGGAGAACATCAGTTACCAGGACGTGGTGGCCACCGGCGTGTGGAAGGAGGCGGCGAGGATGCAAGGCATCCAGGGCGCGCCCTTCAAGGGCATCTGCATGGCCAACGTCACCGCCGAGATGACCAAGGAGAGGAAGGTGTCGTGGAACTGTGCCGACGTCGAGGGCGTCTCGGCCGGCGTCACCCCGGCGCCATGCGCGCCGCTGCAGGGCACCCACGCCGGCTCCTGCCCGTTCCCCACCGACACGCTCGCCGTCGACCAGATCGCCGTGCAGCAGTGCTCATACTCCATCACTATCCCTGCTACTACTTCAGTGGCCGGGACAGAGTAG